In Amycolatopsis sp. FBCC-B4732, the genomic stretch GCTGCGGTTGCCGGCGGGGCTGGTGGCCCGGCTGCCGGAGGGCCCGGGCCTCGACCCGGCCGCGGCCCGCAACCAGGCCGTCGGCGGCTGACCGACCTCAGACCGCCGACTTCCGGTACAGGTCGAGGATGTCCGTGTCGCGGTCGCGCCACCTGTCGAAGAGCACGTCGGGGTCGTCGTCGTGCGCGTGGACGTACTCGAACTCCGCGCGGGTGCACGGCAGCAGCGTGACCAGCTGCAGCGCCGGCTCGCCCTGGTCGTCGCGGTAGACGTCGAACTCCGCGTCGGCGAACGGGTGCGGGGCCGCGAGCAGGAACGCGATGCCGGTGCCCGGGATCAGCGGCTCGGCGTTCACGTAGCCGCTGCCGTACGCGTAACCCCGCTGCCGCTCGATCGCCTCGCGAGCGATCACGTGCGCGAGGTAGCCGGCTTCGTCCTCGTGGTCCGGCAGCGCGGAGACGACGTACTCCTGCGGCAGCGGGGCGGCGACCCGCTGGAACCGCACGCCCGTGGTCGCCGCCGAGATCATCCGCACCGTCGGGTGGCCGTGGAAGCCGATGGCGAACCCCCGGTTGCCTCCGCCGGGGAGCTGGGCGCCCTGGCCGTGGGTGACCGGGCCGAGGTGGTGCTCGACGTGCGGGAGCAGGCCGTCGAACCGGCTCGGGTCGGCGTGGGGATAGCTCATCGCCCGATCCTAGGCACCGCGGCGCCCCCGCACGGGTGCACCGTCCGGGGGCGTCGCAATCAGCGGCCGGGCTGCCAGAGCTCCTCGTCGAGCAGCTGGACGGAGTCGGCGTCGGTCTCCCCGGTACGGCGGCCGCGGGGGAGGGTGAAGCCGGCGTCCGGGTTCCCGTTGGCGGAGCGGCCGCGCAGCTTCGCGGGCACGCCGTCGGTCGCGGCCGCGGCCCGGCGGCCCGCGCCGCCCCGGCCGGTGGGCTGCTCGGGCGAGCCGGGGCGCAACGTCCCGGCCGCCGCGCCCGAGCCGCCGTGCGGCGGCATCATCGGCGGCATCGAGCTCCCGGCCGGTTTGGCCGGCGCCGGGGTCGCGGTGCCGGGCCGGACCTCCGAAGCCAGGCTGGGCGCGCGTTTGCCGGCGACCGGCTTGGCCAGCGTCGGGATCGCGCCGAGCCCGCTCGCCGCGCCGAACATGCCCGGCAGGCCCGACGCCACCGGTGCCGCGCCGCCGCCCCCGGGCAGGCCGCCGAGAGCCGCGCCGGACAGCGGGAGCGCCGTCGCCGGGGACAGCCCGGCCAGCGACAGCCCCGAAGAGACGTCCTGGCCCAGCCCGGGCAGGCCGGGCAGCGGCGAGCCGCCCCCGGTACCACCGCCGCTGCCGACGCCCGCCGACTCGGCGAGCCCTTCCAGCTCGGTCAGCGCGCTCATGCCGGCCTCGGCGGCCTTGACGAAGTCCGCGGGGGAGTTGCCTTCCGCGGCCGCCTTCGGCGTCGGCATCAGGTCGCCGGGGGACTGCATCCCGGACGCCGCGACGACCTTCAGCATCGACACGTCGAACTGCGCGCCGAGCGCGTTCATCCGGAACGCCGACGCCTGCTGCGCCGCGATCTTGGCCGGGATCGCCGTCAGCGGGTTCAGGTCCGCCGCGCAGTACGCCGCGTAGCACGTCATGACCTCGGCGAGCGCGTCCGAGATCGACGAAGCGAGCGTGGTCAG encodes the following:
- a CDS encoding suppressor of fused domain protein, with product MSYPHADPSRFDGLLPHVEHHLGPVTHGQGAQLPGGGNRGFAIGFHGHPTVRMISAATTGVRFQRVAAPLPQEYVVSALPDHEDEAGYLAHVIAREAIERQRGYAYGSGYVNAEPLIPGTGIAFLLAAPHPFADAEFDVYRDDQGEPALQLVTLLPCTRAEFEYVHAHDDDPDVLFDRWRDRDTDILDLYRKSAV